In Labrus bergylta chromosome 1, fLabBer1.1, whole genome shotgun sequence, one genomic interval encodes:
- the zp3c gene encoding LOW QUALITY PROTEIN: zona pellucida sperm-binding protein 3 (The sequence of the model RefSeq protein was modified relative to this genomic sequence to represent the inferred CDS: inserted 3 bases in 2 codons): MLILKIQTGIFFSRIVFTLHYPHEFKAAALYLYMSTPSVMSFFPTGSGNEITGDKTYTLGQPMYFEAKRLSATPRYGAQRMYVNKCFXAQDPNSSPKYTVIDNYGCMIDSKLTVQSKFLXIFKDSVSSSSSTQQLYMHCELYVGMLAPTSSYKACNYDANTKKWKEVYGDNSMCTCCDSSCSSASSKASRNISTHSWNVDVRMESWTLNPR; this comes from the exons ATGTTGATACTGAAGATTCAGACAGGAATCTTTTTTTCAAGAATTGTTTTCACACTTCACTATCCTCATGAATTCAAAGCAGCAGCACTTTATTTGTACATGTCGACTCCTTCAGTAATGTCTTTCTTTCCTACAGGTTCAGGGAATGAAATCACTGGTGATAAAACCTACACACTGGGCCAGCCGATGTACTTTGAGGCCAAGCGACTTTCAGCCACTCCAAGGTATGGAGCTCAGAGGATGTATGTGAACAAGTGCT ATGCCCAAGACCCCAACTCAAGTCCTAAATATACAGTCATCGACAACTATGG ctgtatGATTGATAGCAAGCTGACTGTGCAGTCGAAGTTCCT GATTTTCAAGGATTCCGTTTCATCTTCCTCATCAAC TCAACAACTctacatgcactgtgagctgtatgTGGGTATGCTTGCACCAACTTCAAGTTATAAGGCCTGCAATTATGATGCAAATACCAAAAA gTGGAAGGAGGTGTACGGTGATAACTCCATGTGCACCTGCTGTGATTCCTCCTGCTCCTCGGCATCATCCAAGG CTTCTAGGAACATCTCCACTCACTCTTGGAATGTCGACGTAAGGATGGAGAGCTGGACTTTGAACCCCAGATGA
- the LOC109990641 gene encoding ras-related protein Rab-40C, giving the protein MRGMMGTQSSPVKSYDYLLKFLLVGDSDVGKGEILESLQDGSVESPYAYSSGIDYKTTTILLDGRRVKLELWDTSGQGRFCTIFRSYSRGAQGILLVYDITNGWSFDGIDRWIREIDEHAPGVPRILVGNRLHLAFKRQVPTEQARAYAEKNSMTFFEVSPLCNFNVIESFTELSRIVLMRHGMEKFWKPNRVFSLQDLCCRSIVSCTPVHLIDKLPLPVAIKSHLKSFSMANGMNAVMMHGRSYSVANSAASGGGSGSKANSLKRSKSFRPPQSPPKNSSSSSKGNCKIS; this is encoded by the exons ATGCGTGGGATGATGGGGACCCAGAGCAGTCCTGTCAAGAGTTACGATTACCTCCTGAAGTTTCTCTTGGTGGGAGACAGCGACGTAGGTAAAGGAGAGATCTTAGAGAGTTTACAAGACGGATCAGTGGAGTCTCCCTATGCATACAGCAGCG GCATTGATTACAAAACAACCACGATTCTGCTGGACGGAAGAAGAGTGAAACTTGAGTTGTG GGACACATCGGGGCAGGGGAGATTCTGCACAATCTTCAGGTCGTACTCTCGTGGAGCCCAG GGCATCCTGCTGGTCTATGACATCACTAACGGATGGTCGTTTGATGGCATCGATCGCTGGATCCGGGAAATTGACGAG CACGCCCCAGGTGTACCCAGGATCTTAGTGGGCAACAGGCTTCACCTGGCTTTCAAGCGGCAGGTGCCAACCGAGCAGGCGAGGGCTTATGCAGAGAAGAACAGCATGACTTTCTTCGAGGTCAGTCCGCTGTGCAACTTTAACGTCATCGAGTCCTTCACAGAACTTTCACGCATTGTGCTGATGAGGCACGGGATGGAGAAATTCTGGAAGCCCAACAGAG TCTTCAGCCTCCAAGATCTGTGCTGCCGTTCAATCGTGTCCTGTACTCCCGTGCACCTTATCGACAAACTGCCCCTCCCTGTGGCCATCAAGTCCCACCTGAAGTCTTTCTCCATGGCCAACGGCATGAACGCAGTCATGATGCATGGACGCTCCTACTCGGTGGCCAACAGCGCAGCCTCAGGCGGTGGCAGTGGCAGCAAAGCAAACAGTCTCAAACGATCAAAGTCATTCAGGCCTCCACAGAGTCCTCCAAAGAACTCATCATCGTCCTCTAAAGGGAACTGTAAGATTTCATAG
- the LOC109990640 gene encoding inositol 1,4,5-trisphosphate receptor-interacting protein — MQDTLLRVFVVAVGLLTCPRDDPGVQEWDDITSVGMQNNEERRQMSGEKVHHEMESVNEEMTHTDSKGPLDDRQNIAEEEYQAEKPHMLEDVTALKTSQLHHKQEGNSEMGMESKTGEDVQADDFFRDLNRPQGTRVKPEEVVLSSKEQSHLHTKTSENEASDAAWERDFIWYIWNTCSIISIIRFFRKYLGRNSQMHQEETFLFPGIAAQVPLLDTDTLQRFHSKYVRVPSSKMWKEEFLEGFANDLLDAMRTVSDKNGGMVIEDFQMVDVCNIIVPFTPPDPCSFQFLFGNNQPSDLQLDMQVCGQIKLLEKRAATDGCPCQSPDAEDDDMVCLLHCGAEKVKVKVCDVFDDPLCVKDSPFLSKSKVIRWFQSTVKQAWAQISHKYEFELNIRYIDAPGALVVRFRSGKKISFSMNPVVKFNNDAYFFITPCSPTNLDTFWTLSLTNYEDSFFKNISKSLPENSCHSQILEIVSFLHRRQTALSGSSALKEFHFRATLMHLLLTTEASQWKPEQVAHRLQDLLVFMERSLQKKLLHHALIGNPLAGTVIQLPAYFTQAESVNLFHPLVVHNCIYRCALMHFQEMLKNAHVIIHDYIEQCVDNAECSV, encoded by the coding sequence ATGCAAGATACTCTGTTGCGTGTGTTTGTGGTGGCTGTTGGACTACTAACGTGTCCGAGAGATGACCCTGGGGTCCAAGAATGGGATGATATAACCTCAGTGGGCATGCAGAATAATGAAGAGAGGCGGCAGATGAGCGGTGAGAAAGTGCACCACGAAATGGAATCTGTCAATGAGGAAATGACACATACTGACAGTAAAGGGCCTCTGGATGATAGACAAAACATTGCCGAGGAAGAATATCAGGCTGAAAAACCTCACATGTTGGAGGATGTGACCGCTCTCAAGACTTCACAACTTCACCATAAGCAAGAGGGAAATTCAGAGATGGGCATGGAGAGTAAGACGGGAGAAGACGTCCAGGCTGATGACTTTTTTAGAGACCTAAACAGACCACAGGGGACACGAGTAAAGCCTGAGGAAGTGGTGCTCAGCTCGAAAGAACAGTCACACCTTCACACCAAGACTTCCGAAAATGAAGCTTCAGATGCGGCCTGGGAGAGAGATTTCATCTGGTACATATGGAACACATGCTCCATAATTTCCATCATTCGCTTCTTCAGGAAATACCTGGGGAGAAACTCTCAAATGCATCAAGAAGAAACCTTTTTGTTTCCAGGCATTGCTGCTCAAGTGCCACTTTTAGACACAGACACTCTACAAAGATTTCATTCGAAATATGTGAGAGTGCCCTCTAGTAAGATGTGGAAAGAGGAGTTCTTGGAGGGTTTTGCAAATGATCTCTTGGACGCCATGAGGACTGTGAGTGACAAAAATGGTGGTATGGTGATTGAAGACTTCCAGATGGTGGATGTGTGTAACATCATCGTCCCTTTCACTCCACCTGATCCATGCAGTTTTCAGTTTCTGTTCGGGAACAACCAGCCAAGTGACCTGCAGCTAGATATGCAAGTATGCGGTCAAATAAAGCTGTTGGAAAAAAGGGCGGCCACAGATGGCTGCCCCTGTCAGTCCCCCGATGCAGAGGATGATGATATGGTCTGCCTGCTGCATTGTGGGGCAGAGAAAGTTAAGGTGAAagtttgtgatgtttttgaTGACCCGCTTTGTGTGAAAGACTCCCCGTTCCTGTCAAAGTCAAAGGTAATCAGATGGTTTCAGAGCACCGTCAAACAGGCATGGGCACAGATCTCACACAAGTATGAATTTGAACTTAATATACGTTACATTGATGCGCCGGGTGCTCTGGTAGTTCGATTCAGATCAGGGAAGAAGATTAGCTTCAGTATGAATCCAGTGGTTAAATTCAACAATGATGCTTATTTCTTCATCACTCCTTGCTCCCCGACAAACTTGGATACTTTCTGGACTCTCTCCCTGACCAACTATGAGGATTCtttcttcaaaaacatttccaaaagtCTGCCTGAGAACTCATGCCACAGTCAAATTCTTGAAATTGTAAGTTTCCTTCACAGGAGACAAACAGCTCTTTCAGGAAGTAGTGCCCTCAAGGAATTTCATTTCAGAGCTACACTGATGCATCTGCTTTTGACCACAGAGGCGTCACAGTGGAAACCCGAGCAGGTGGCTCATAGGCTGCAAGACTTACTGGTCTTCATGGAGAGAAGCCTTCAGAAAAAGCTGCTGCACCATGCTCTTATTGGGAACCCTTTAGCGGGGACGGTTATCCAACTTCCTGCTTACTTTACTCAAGCAGAGTCAGTGAATCTCTTCCATCCCCTTGTGGTTCACAACTGTATCTACAGATGTGCACTGATGCATTTCCAGGAAATGCTTAAAAATGCTCATGTGATAATACATGATTATATTGAACAGTGTGTTGACAATGCTGAATGTTCTGTTTGA